Proteins found in one Megalobrama amblycephala isolate DHTTF-2021 linkage group LG5, ASM1881202v1, whole genome shotgun sequence genomic segment:
- the LOC125268839 gene encoding beta-microseminoprotein-like: protein MTQLRLFVLLTAVVCCYACTLRMDGLQDTTDSPDCSDSDGNLHEFDSEWQTESEMCVCAHIGIICCPRFGNTFLPDPIPESTPKIYYDDFGAFTENDIGEP, encoded by the exons TTGAGACTGTTTGTGTTGCTTACAGCAGTGGTCTGCTGTTATGCCTGTACATTAAGAATGGATGGCCTTCAAGATACCACTGACAGTCCAG ATTGTTCTGACTCTGATGGAAATCTCCATGAATTTGACTCTGAATGGCAGACCGAATCTGAAATGTGTGTCTGTGCACACATAGGAATCATCTGTtgtcccag GTTTGGCAACACCTTCTTACCTGATCCCATCCCTGAATCCACCCCTAAAATCTACTACGATGACTTTGGAGCTTTCACTGAGAATGACATCGGAGAGCCTTAA